The Cucumis melo cultivar AY chromosome 5, USDA_Cmelo_AY_1.0, whole genome shotgun sequence genome has a segment encoding these proteins:
- the LOC103494196 gene encoding zinc finger BED domain-containing protein DAYSLEEPER isoform X2, translating into MEWSVNNAFKTSKDLEPKSVMDVALIPHIDPIDIDLGSSDKGSPNTSAKPRKKTMTSVYLKYFETAADGKSRRCKFCGQSYSIATATVILQGEIDTEIFIGTGNLGRHLSNRHPGYDKSGDIVSNPARQPTSIIKKSQPQGKPQQIDYDHLNWLIVKWLILSSLPPSTLEEKWLANSYKFLNPSIQLWSTEKYKAVFREVFRSMQEDVKASLEHVSSKISVTLDFWNSYDQISFMSVTCQWIDESWSFQKVLLDITHIPYPCGGLEIFHSIVKVLKMYNIESRILSCTHDNSQDAVHACHALKEHLDGQKVGPFCYIPCAARTLNLIIDDGLRPTKSIIAKVREFVLELNACLDISEDFVQFTTVYQEGNWKFPLDASVRWSGNYQMLDIVRKAGKSMEAVIRKYEETLGSKMLLNSAEKNVVNIVHQYLEPFYKTTNNICTNKVATVGLVLFFMDHISETVAACRDSRHNPDWLKSAAEDMAKKAKNYSNQVCNIFTYMTAILDPRIKGELIPENLNSGNHLEEARSHFMRYYSSNHFPSVTSGYSAQEIEDGGSVSFAEEIARKKRRASMSNATDELTQYLSEPPAPIPTDVLEWWKVNNTRYPRLSVMARDFLAVQATSLAPEELFCGRGDDIDKQRYCMPHDSTPALLCIKSWIQSGFKLKYKSSEIDYERLMELSATSTVDSSTAGSDKKSK; encoded by the exons ATGGAATGGAGTGTGAATAATGCATTTAAAACATCCAAAG ATTTGGAACCCAAGTCCGTGATGGATGTGGCACTGATACCACACATTGACCCAATTGATATCGATTTGGGCTCTTCTGACAAGGGGAGTCCTAATACTTCAGCAAAgccaagaaaaaagacgatgacATCAGTTTATCTCAAATATTTTGAGACCGCTGCTGATGGAAAAAGCAGAAGATGCAAGTTTTGTGGACAGAGCTATTCCATTGCAACTGCTACTG TTATTCTGCAAGGAGAAATAGACACCGAGATTTTCATTGGTACAGGAAATTTGGGAAGACACCTAAGTAATCGGCATCCAGGTTATGATAAGTCTGGTGATATTGTCAGTAATCCAGCACGACAGCCTACCAGCATAATCAAGAAATCTCAACCTCAGGGGAAACCGCAACAGATTGACTATGATCATTTGAATTGGTTGATAGTTAAGTGGCTTATATTGTCTTCTCTCCCTCCTTCAACCCTGGAAGAAAAATGGCTGGCCAACTCCTATAAGTTTCTCAATCCATCTATTCAACTGTGGTCTACTGAAAAGTATAAAGCAGTTTTCCGGGAAGTTTTCAGAAGCATGCAGGAAGATGTAAAAGCCTCTTTGGAACACGTTTCATCTAAGATCTCGGTCACTCTTGATTTCTGGAATTCCTACGATCAAATTTCTTTTATGAGTGTAACGTGCCAGTGGATTGATGAAAGCTGGTCCTTCCAGAAGGTGCTGCTCGACATCACTCACATACCTTATCCCTGTGGGGGTCTAGAGATCTTTCACTCTATTGTGAAAGTTCTTAAGATGTATAACATAGAAAGTAGAATTCTTTCATGTACCCATGATAATAGCCAAGACGCTGTGCATGCCTGTCATGCTTTGAAAGAGCATTTGGATGGTCAGAAAGTTGGGCCATTCTGTTATATTCCTTGTGCTGCTCGTACTCTAAATCTGATTATAGATGATGGGTTAAGGCCTACAAAATCAATCATTGCAAAAGTTCGGGAGTTTGTACTAGAATTAAATGCCTGTTTGGATATCTCTGAGGACTTCGTTCAATTTACTACAGTTTATCAAGAAGGTAACTGGAAATTTCCGCTTGATGCTTCAGTAAGGTGGAGTGGAAATTATCAGATGCTCGATATAGTACGGAAG GCAGGGAAATCCATGGAAGCTGTTATCAGGAAGTATGAGGAAACACTTGGCAGCAAGATGCTTCTGAACTCTGCTGAGAAGAACGTAGTTAATATTGTGCATCAATATTTAGAACCTTTCTACAAAACCACGAACAATATATGCACAAATAAGGTAGCAACTGTTGGTTTAGTTCTGTTCTTCATGGATCACATTTCTGAGACTGTTGCTGCCTGTCGAGATTCTCGGCACAACCCTGACTGGCTAAAGAGTGCTGCAGAAGACATGGCCAAGAAAGCAAAGAATTATAGTAATCAGGTTTGCAACATTTTCACATATATGACTGCAATTCTTGATCCTCGAATCAAAGGAGAGTTGATTCCAGAGAATCTTAACTCAGGGAATCACTTGGAAGAAGCCAGATCTCATTTCATGAGATATTATTCTTCCAACCATTTTCCATCAGTGACCAGTGGGTATAGTGCTCAGGAGATTGAGGATGGAGGAAGTGTTTCTTTCGCTGAGGAAATTGCTCGAAAGAAGCGAAGGGCGAGCATGAGCAATGCAACGGATGAGCTAACACAATATTTATCAGAGCCTCCAGCTCCAATACCAACGGATGTTCTAGAGTGGTGGAAGGTTAACAACACACGCTATCCACGACTCTCTGTTATGGCTCGAGACTTCTTGGCTGTGCAGGCAACTTCGCTGGCTCCCGAAGAACTGTTTTGCGGGAGAGGTGATGACATAGATAAACAAAGATACTGCATGCCTCATGATAGCACACCAGCTCTCCTTTGTATCAAATCATGGATTCAAAGTGGTTTCAAGTTGAAATACAAGTCTAGTGAGATTGACTATGAGAGGTTAATGGAACTATCTGCCACATCAACTGTTGATAGTAGTACTGCTGGTTCTGATAAGAAATCCAAATGA